Below is a genomic region from Desulforhopalus sp..
GTCCTGGATGATGGCTGTTACCAGTAAAGGGATGTCCTCCAGGCGATCCCTGAGCTGGGGAACATGAATCGGCACGACATTAAGACGCCAAAAAAGATCGGCCCGAAACTTGCCGGCCTCTATATCCTCTTCGAGATTTTTGTTGGTGGCGGCAAGTACCCTGACGTTGACTTTTATGGTTTTGCTGCCGCCAACCCGTTCAAACTTTTGCTCTTGAAGAATGCGCAGGATTTTTGCCTGGGTGTTGAGGCTCATGTCGCCGATTTCGTCAAGAAAGAGAATGCCGCCGTCGGCCTGGTCGAATTTACCGCGCTTGCTGGCGTGGGCTCCGGTAAAGGATCCTTTCTCGTGACCAAACAGCTCTGATTCGATCAGCTCTTCGGGTATGGCCGCGCAGTTGACCTCAATCATCGGTTGGTCGCAGGACTTTGAAGAACGGTGAATCGATTGGGCGACCAATTCTTTGCCCGTGCCATGATCGCCCCTGATCAAAACCCAGGCATCGGTTGGGGCAACCATATCGATCTGTTGCTTCAAGGCCCGTATTGCCGCCGATTCCCCAGTGAGAATCGGTTTCTCGGGGGATCGTTGGCGCAGAAGGAGGTTTTCCTGTTCCAGTTTGGCAAAGCGCAGGCCGTTGGTTATGGCGAGGATAATCTTGTCGTAGGACAGGGGCTTTTCGATGAAATCAAAGGCGCCTTTGCGTGTTGCCTGAACCGCTGTCTCAATGGTGCCATGGCCGGATATCATGATTATCGGCATATGATACCGTTCGCGGATTTTCTCCAGGGCGGCCAGGCCGTCCATGCTGTCCCCCAGCCAGATATCGAGCAGTACCAGGTCAATGTTCGTCGATTCGAGGAGGTCAAGGCCCTCCTCGGCGGAAGAAGC
It encodes:
- a CDS encoding sigma-54 dependent transcriptional regulator, which encodes MNKRILIIDDEISIRETLAGVLEDEGFSSITASSAEEGLDLLESTNIDLVLLDIWLGDSMDGLAALEKIRERYHMPIIMISGHGTIETAVQATRKGAFDFIEKPLSYDKIILAITNGLRFAKLEQENLLLRQRSPEKPILTGESAAIRALKQQIDMVAPTDAWVLIRGDHGTGKELVAQSIHRSSKSCDQPMIEVNCAAIPEELIESELFGHEKGSFTGAHASKRGKFDQADGGILFLDEIGDMSLNTQAKILRILQEQKFERVGGSKTIKVNVRVLAATNKNLEEDIEAGKFRADLFWRLNVVPIHVPQLRDRLEDIPLLVTAIIQDLTGKGLKGKHFTPDAYQAMMEHHWPGNVRELRNFVERLVIMCQEPVINAGHISLFLHPGQAAGPVGCETNLGLLLALDYKTAKRLFEKEYLQNKLLANDNNISKTAELVGLERSHLHKKLKSLNIIQ